From Echinicola soli, a single genomic window includes:
- a CDS encoding RNA polymerase sigma-70 factor, with the protein MFDQKQYIESSKFIDLLQKDGVKAFELLFKLYYDKLLHLAKYYTNNAEDAEEIVQDVFLKLWEGRKKITKLNNSYLFTMTKNGCLDYLKHQSIVLKKSKELYDNQLADPLRFIQNETASYILEKELDQKIQESIAALPTKQREVFVKSRMDGKKNMEIAQELKISKRTVDTHITLALKAMRLQLKEFLMLML; encoded by the coding sequence TTGTTTGATCAAAAACAATATATTGAATCCAGCAAATTCATTGACCTTTTGCAGAAAGACGGGGTCAAGGCTTTCGAGTTGCTTTTCAAGCTATATTATGACAAACTCCTTCACTTGGCAAAGTACTATACCAATAACGCTGAAGATGCAGAGGAAATCGTTCAGGATGTATTTTTAAAGCTTTGGGAAGGAAGAAAAAAGATCACCAAGCTGAACAACAGCTACCTTTTTACCATGACCAAAAATGGCTGTTTGGATTATTTAAAACATCAATCGATCGTCTTGAAGAAATCAAAGGAACTCTATGACAATCAATTAGCCGATCCGCTACGATTTATTCAAAATGAAACGGCTTCCTATATTTTAGAAAAGGAACTTGATCAGAAAATTCAGGAAAGTATCGCTGCGCTCCCCACTAAACAACGAGAAGTATTTGTAAAAAGCAGGATGGATGGCAAAAAAAACATGGAAATTGCCCAAGAATTAAAAATTTCCAAGAGGACTGTCGACACCCATATCACCCTAGCACTAAAGGCCATGCGTTTGCAATTAAAAGAATTTTTGATGCTGATGCTGTAG
- a CDS encoding TlpA family protein disulfide reductase: MKRLFWLALSVSLLLLSISKAPCSPFQELSQKEEIPVNVRTPAVDQQPFRGDTARLEGYIKDYEPSMGFKTGIIQAEDVLSNKSYPVVIKVFPDGKFEAKWPILYPIYTSVKIGDQWMSVYVEPGKTLTMELDRRDFIEAGKKNDHRYKFQHTEFHGPLAKINRELMDFDFEHFNYRTMESQATSLTPTEFKEKQMAVLQTQQENANSYIEENTVDPKAASIINNNILLENARVLFNFENKRQYLTKHDTSKAVFDNIVLKQPVPEGYYDFLKELPLDDKSLMVADEYNLFINRFEFSKPFTRSSPTYKIPVKKIDLAVILGYFDQEEIEIPDQMRRLMELSYKENKTKEDSTFIEESESDINFFMAKHSAGLQGYLKEFIESQQPSKLTYYKKYWHNRDSVLINQFGLRDSWTYQVTKLRSLAFTLNFIGPEGAAEYWEELKSDLTYDELRWKGQEIYDQVVADRVSIAYSLGKGEAAEIFKEIIAPYKGKILFVDFWATSCGPCVYTIEKMKPIRQKFIDNEDVEFIFITERSSSPEKKYLEFTAEQELTHTYMISEDDLNQLRQLFEFNSIPRYVVIDREGKVYDDNFPMHNFTSRLQDILAANP, from the coding sequence ATGAAAAGATTGTTTTGGCTGGCTCTTAGTGTCAGTTTACTTTTATTATCAATATCAAAAGCTCCTTGTAGTCCTTTTCAGGAACTGAGCCAAAAAGAAGAAATTCCCGTAAATGTCCGCACTCCTGCTGTAGATCAACAGCCCTTTAGAGGTGATACCGCTCGATTGGAGGGGTACATTAAGGACTATGAACCATCCATGGGCTTCAAGACGGGGATCATCCAGGCCGAAGATGTATTGTCCAACAAATCTTATCCAGTGGTGATAAAGGTATTCCCGGATGGTAAGTTCGAAGCAAAATGGCCAATTCTATATCCCATCTATACTTCCGTAAAGATCGGTGATCAGTGGATGTCCGTGTATGTCGAACCAGGAAAAACCTTGACCATGGAGTTGGACAGGAGGGATTTTATAGAAGCGGGCAAAAAAAATGACCATCGATACAAATTCCAACATACCGAATTCCATGGTCCACTGGCCAAAATCAACAGAGAGCTAATGGACTTTGATTTCGAGCATTTTAATTACCGGACCATGGAAAGTCAGGCTACATCCCTAACGCCAACGGAATTTAAGGAGAAACAAATGGCTGTTCTTCAAACACAGCAAGAAAACGCCAATAGCTATATCGAAGAAAATACTGTAGACCCGAAAGCAGCTTCCATTATCAACAACAATATTTTATTGGAAAACGCCAGGGTCCTATTTAATTTTGAAAATAAGCGCCAGTATTTGACGAAGCATGACACATCAAAAGCAGTCTTTGATAATATCGTGCTAAAGCAGCCTGTGCCGGAAGGTTACTATGATTTTCTAAAAGAGCTTCCCTTGGATGATAAATCCCTTATGGTTGCTGATGAATATAACCTTTTCATAAACAGGTTTGAATTCAGTAAGCCATTCACAAGGAGTAGTCCCACCTATAAAATTCCAGTGAAAAAGATTGATTTGGCAGTGATATTGGGGTATTTTGATCAAGAGGAAATTGAGATTCCTGATCAAATGAGGAGATTGATGGAACTAAGCTATAAGGAGAATAAAACAAAGGAAGACTCGACTTTTATAGAAGAGAGTGAATCCGATATTAATTTTTTCATGGCCAAGCATAGTGCTGGATTACAAGGTTATCTAAAAGAATTTATAGAAAGCCAACAACCCTCTAAGTTGACCTATTACAAAAAATATTGGCACAACCGGGATTCGGTGCTAATCAATCAGTTTGGCCTTCGGGATAGCTGGACCTATCAGGTCACCAAATTGAGGAGCTTGGCATTTACATTAAACTTTATTGGGCCTGAAGGTGCTGCTGAATACTGGGAGGAATTAAAAAGTGACCTCACTTACGATGAACTCCGATGGAAAGGGCAAGAAATTTACGACCAAGTGGTAGCCGATAGAGTGTCCATTGCCTATTCGCTCGGGAAAGGAGAGGCCGCTGAGATTTTCAAGGAAATCATTGCTCCCTATAAAGGAAAAATACTGTTTGTGGATTTCTGGGCCACCAGTTGTGGTCCTTGCGTGTATACCATCGAGAAAATGAAGCCTATTCGCCAAAAATTTATAGATAATGAGGATGTGGAATTTATCTTTATTACCGAGCGTAGTAGTTCACCGGAAAAGAAATACCTTGAGTTTACAGCCGAACAGGAATTGACACACACCTAT